The DNA sequence TCTATCTTGATAATGTTACTTTCTCGGAACAGATTATTATTCCAGATCCCGGCCCATATGCTCCTGTTGATTTTGAAGTCGCAGGCAATGGTGCAGACTGGGAATGGATAGTAGCTGAGGATGGTACGAATCCAGCGCTTGAAATTCTCGCTAACCCAGTGAGTGGTGGCATCAATACCACTGCAACCGTAGCCAAGTTCATAGCAGAACTAGCTGGACAACCCTGGGCTTTATTCCATTCAGAGGGTATTGGCGAGTTTACTTTTGATGCCACAAACTCTACTGTAAAGATCATGGTTAATAAGCCAGTCATCAGTAATGTAGGCCTCAAATTTGAAGGAGCTGGTCCTGTTTTAGAGCTTACGGTTCCCAATACACTTATAAATGAGTGGGAGGAATTAACCTTCGATTTTTCAAGCCTCATCGGGAACACTTATAATAAAATAGTAGTTATTCCTGATTTTGATTTTACTCCAAGAGCTCAGGATAACATTGTCTATCTTGATAATGTTACTTTCTCAGAACAGATTATTTCAGATCCTGAGCCTATAGTTGCTGCACCCGCTCCCATACATGACGCTGCTGATGTCATGTCTATCTATAGTGGAACGTACACCAATCTGGCTGAGACCAACTTCAACCCCAACTGGGGACAGAGCACTACAGTCACCGTGGATGCTGATGTTGCGGGTACCAATACTATCCTGTATGAGACCCTGAACTATCAGGGTACCAACCTGGGTGGCGCTGATGGTGTCGATCAGGATGTCTCCGGTTATGATTATCTCCATGTTGATTTCTGGACAGCCAACGCTCCAGCTCTGAACTTCTTTCTCATCAGCCGTACAACAGGTGAGCAAGCTTATTCCCTACCAATCACTGCTGGTGAATGGGTCAGTATGGATATTCCACTGACACACTATGCTGATCTTGGTCTCAGTCTGACTGACATCTATCAGTTCAAGGTAGATGGTGGTGATGGAGCCACTTCTGTATGGTTTGACAATTGGTATTTCTATACTGGAGAAGTAGTAAGTCCTACCCCACATGCTCCTATTGATTTTGAAGTCGCAGGCCATGGTGCTGACTGGGAATGGACAGTAACTGAAAATGGTACGAATCCAGCCCTGGAAATTCTCGCTAATCCCATGAGTGGTGGTATCAATACCTCTGCAACCGTAGCCGGGTTCACAGCAGAACTAGCCGGACAACCCTGGGCTTTATTCCATTCAGAGGGTATTGGCGTATTTACTTTTGACGCTACAAACTCCACGGTAAAAATCATGGTTAATAAACCCGTGATCAGTAATGTAGGCCTCAAATTTGAAGGAATTGGTCCTGTTTTAGAGCTTACGGTTCCCAATACACTTATCAATGAGTGGGAGGAATTAACCTTCGATTTTTCAAGCCTCATCGGGAATACTTATAATCGGATAGTAGTTATCCCTGATTTTGATTTTACTCCAAGAGCTCAGGATAACATTGTCTATCTTGATAATGTTACTTTCTCGGAACAGATTATTATTCCAGATCCCGGACCCTATGCTCCTATTGATTTTGAAGTCGGAGGCAATGGTGCGGACTGGACCTGGATAGTAGCTGAGGATGGTACGAATCCAGCCCTGGAAATTCTCGCTAATCCCATGAGTGGTGGTATCAATACCTCTGCAACCGTAGCCAAGTTCACAGCAGAACTAGCCGGACAACCCTGGGCTTTATTCCATTCAGAGGGTATTGGCGTGTTTACTTTTGATGCCACAAACTCCACAGTAAAAATGATGGTGAATAAGCCAGTGATCAGTAATGTAGGCCTCAAATTTGAAGGAATTGGTCCTGTTTTGGAGCTTACGGTTCCCAATACACTTATCAATGAGTGGGAGGAATTAACCTTCGATTTTTCAAGCCTCATCGGGAATACTTATAATCGAATTGTAGTTATCCCTGATTTTGATTTTACTCCAAGAGCCCAGGAGAACATTGTCTATCTTGATAATGTTACTTTCTCGGAACAAGTCCTACCTACAGTACCAACTGTAGCTGCACCAGCACCTATGCATGATGCTGCTGATGTCATGTCCATCTACAGCGAAGCTTACACCAACCTGGCTGGAACCAACTTTAACCCCAACTGGGGTCAGAGCACGGTGGTCACAGTTGATGAAGTGGTTGCAGGCACGAACACCCTCAAGTATGAGAGCCTGAATTATCAGGGTACCAACCTGGGTGGTGCTGATGGTATCGATCAGGATGTCTCCGGTTATGATTATCTCCATGTTGATTTCTGGACAGCCAATGCTCCAGCTCTGAACTTCTTTCTCATCAGCCGTACAACAGGTGAGCAAGCCTTTGCCCTACCCATCACTCCAGGTGAATGGGTAAGTATGGAAATTCCACTGGCACACTATGTTGATCTTGGTCTTTCTCTGACTGACATCTTCCAGTTCAAGGTAGATGGTGGTGATGGTGCCACTTCTGTATGGTATGATAACTGGTACTTTTACTCAGTGCCTCCTGTGGAACCATTGGATATTGCTGGTATCTGGGTCGTAGCTCCTGAAGCCGCAGCCCTCATGGTCGGTCCCAACCCCAATGATGGGAGCTGGTGGTCCAACTCAGCAGATGATGTTACGACAAGAGCTTGCTTTTTTGATGACAAATTTGTTTTCAATGAAGATGGCTCCTTTGCCAATGTCATGGATGGCGATACCTGGCTGGAAACCTGGCAGGGTGTTCAGGCTGATGGTTGTGGAGCTCCCATTGCTCCACATGATGGTTCCAATGCAGCCACATATGCATCTGATGCAGGCGCAGGTACGGTTACGCTTAACGGTGTTGGTTCCTATCTGGGTATTCCCAAGGCTTTTAATGGCGGTGAATTAGGAAATCCAGCAGATGCCCCTGCATCCATCACATATGATGTGATGCTCTCGGATAACAATGAGACCATGACAGCGGTGCTCGATATCGGTGGTGGATACTGGACCTTCAAACTGGTTAAATTTGATCCATCGGATGTTGTGGATAACGTGGTTCCAGATGATTTTGCACTCAAGCAAAACTATCCAAACCCATTCAATCCCTCTACTACGATACGCTACAGTTTGATTGAATCAGGACATGTTGTTCTTAAGCTATTCAATATCAGGGGTCAAGAAGTTACAACCCTTGTTAATGG is a window from the Candidatus Neomarinimicrobiota bacterium genome containing:
- a CDS encoding T9SS type A sorting domain-containing protein, translated to YLDNVTFSEQIIIPDPGPYAPVDFEVAGNGADWEWIVAEDGTNPALEILANPVSGGINTTATVAKFIAELAGQPWALFHSEGIGEFTFDATNSTVKIMVNKPVISNVGLKFEGAGPVLELTVPNTLINEWEELTFDFSSLIGNTYNKIVVIPDFDFTPRAQDNIVYLDNVTFSEQIISDPEPIVAAPAPIHDAADVMSIYSGTYTNLAETNFNPNWGQSTTVTVDADVAGTNTILYETLNYQGTNLGGADGVDQDVSGYDYLHVDFWTANAPALNFFLISRTTGEQAYSLPITAGEWVSMDIPLTHYADLGLSLTDIYQFKVDGGDGATSVWFDNWYFYTGEVVSPTPHAPIDFEVAGHGADWEWTVTENGTNPALEILANPMSGGINTSATVAGFTAELAGQPWALFHSEGIGVFTFDATNSTVKIMVNKPVISNVGLKFEGIGPVLELTVPNTLINEWEELTFDFSSLIGNTYNRIVVIPDFDFTPRAQDNIVYLDNVTFSEQIIIPDPGPYAPIDFEVGGNGADWTWIVAEDGTNPALEILANPMSGGINTSATVAKFTAELAGQPWALFHSEGIGVFTFDATNSTVKMMVNKPVISNVGLKFEGIGPVLELTVPNTLINEWEELTFDFSSLIGNTYNRIVVIPDFDFTPRAQENIVYLDNVTFSEQVLPTVPTVAAPAPMHDAADVMSIYSEAYTNLAGTNFNPNWGQSTVVTVDEVVAGTNTLKYESLNYQGTNLGGADGIDQDVSGYDYLHVDFWTANAPALNFFLISRTTGEQAFALPITPGEWVSMEIPLAHYVDLGLSLTDIFQFKVDGGDGATSVWYDNWYFYSVPPVEPLDIAGIWVVAPEAAALMVGPNPNDGSWWSNSADDVTTRACFFDDKFVFNEDGSFANVMDGDTWLETWQGVQADGCGAPIAPHDGSNAATYASDAGAGTVTLNGVGSYLGIPKAFNGGELGNPADAPASITYDVMLSDNNETMTAVLDIGGGYWTFKLVKFDPSDVVDNVVPDDFALKQNYPNPFNPSTTIRYSLIESGHVVLKLFNIRGQEVTTLVNGMASPGEYAYYLDASDLAAGTYLYAITAGNQTIVKKMVLIK